A portion of the Salvelinus fontinalis isolate EN_2023a chromosome 32, ASM2944872v1, whole genome shotgun sequence genome contains these proteins:
- the LOC129831146 gene encoding brevican core protein-like isoform X1 — MFVKRMRPVRFLLLLCAVCHLTQAFPAQTGYSEDDNRQLQVTISKATPISTAQLGGSITIPCMVSLSPRPPSSSSPPIPPRVKWSVLHDGEQEETEILVARGQRVKVNEAYRERASLVNFADSPEDLSLWLGELRSTDTGHYRCEVQQGLDDASDFTQIKVKGVVFHYRHSSGRYAFSFSEAQGVCESIGAHIATPDQLLAAYYDGYEQCDAGWLADQSVRYPIQVPREGCYGDMDGRPGVRNYGTLEPEELFDVYCYVEHIDGEVFHGSAPKQLSLNEAWAYCEKEGAELATTGQLYMAWSEGLDRCNPGWLADGSVRYPVITPRARCGGPQAGVKTLYRYSNQTGFPESSSRHDVYCFRGNGNPHTEAPMDYMATEPEDIRQDIVVLMKPAEELHLSLDPEQVEREAQSVLQSLPVFQSASAREDLQGSPPTSMSSTEIPLTRTASTQDLLQPFDETSLPVEEHYHSQHPTSLPSTSSEPDSLDKENYHSQHPTSLPNTSSEPDSLLKGDYPSQHSTSLASTSSEPDSLLKGDYPSQHSTSLPSTSSEPDSLHKGDYHSQHSTSLPSTSSEPDSLHEGDYTSQHSTSLASTSSEPDSLHEGDYHFQNSSSLPSTSSEPDSLLKGDYPSQHPTSLPSTSSVPDSLHEGDYPSQHPTSLPSTSSVPDSLHERDYHSQNSSSLPSNSSVPDSLHKGDYHPQNSSSLPSTSSVPDSLHEGDYHTQNSSSLPSTSSVPDTLHEDDYHSRQPTSLPSTSSVPDSLHKSNSSFFRLKLETTPEFPDPSYEPHRHYQPMPEMNPEEPDYQQSGSSKHFQPMPETNLELDQLEANYSTTAGNQSHRENAQETTNMAFDPIENATEARDHTAERRHKEAIVGEPEETSISTESPGELDPHPVWSTLSPHGRATSVWLPLDGSGDMSQEIDLGVHQGMHTEIDLGVHQGMHTDRTPTSESSDFTTHMSASPGATSIPSEQQTGVLHSSSISSGLDHSEELGLDVYSTVAVYSTVTVYSTVGHPPGTFQGTSFARPEGSTSLDFEGIVNPERFEPSGAVELAPGESDEEHLGSGEGIATTESPDLSTTSQLPVEFTTMGYQTTAMSRIEVDLTTTDPEEDGSGHEPGTDEPSLGDKVTVSPFESQTTSWDLHRTTSAPQESQDDLEYSGESASSSSQTELPESSAEPELFGSDSLSTSSTDPTAATMSTSTMYTSTEWATQTWSPITSTTQSPPEPERMTALMPPVDHGRMDLEFGLTQPPTLLILPNERAAVGSSRKISDACLEDPCANGGTCVEMGGSTKCLCLPSYGGDLCQMDLEQCGVGWQKFHGNCYKHFNQRLSWEVAEQHCRMVGGHLVSIMTPEEQDFINNNYKEYQWTGLNDKTIEGDFRWSDGNPLLYDNWYRGQPDSYFLSGEDCVVMVWHDAGRWSDVPCNYHLAYTCKKDTSSCGPPPKVRNASVFGRIRQRYETDAVVRYYCAQGFQQRQNPLVKCLPGGKWEEPQILCIPGAGNTAQVAGVTSPTTENQEPTEEESQTKKTPQYWDIKWNF, encoded by the exons ATGTTTGTCAAAAGAATGCG ACCAGTAAGGTTCCTTCTCCTTCTGTGCGCAGTTTGCCATCTGACCCAGGCTTTCCCCGCCCAAACAGGATATTCAGAAG ATGACAACCGACAACTCCAGGTCACCATCTCCAAGGCAACCCCGATCTCCACTGCACAGCTAGGAGGCTCCATCACAATCCCCTGTATGGTGTCCCTGTCGCCTCGGCCCCCCTCGTCCTCCTCACCCCCCATCCCGCCCCGGGTTAAGTGGAGCGTGTTGCATGATGGGgagcaggaggagacagagaTCCTGGTGGCGCGGGGTCAAAGGGTGAAGGTCAACGAGGCCTACAGAGAACGAGCTTCCCTGGTCAACTTTGCAGACTCGCCCGAGGACCTCTCCCTCTGGCTGGGGGAGCTGCGCTCAACAGACACAGGGCACTACCGTTGCGAGGTGCAGCAGGGCCTGGATGACGCCAGCGACTTCACACAGATCAAGGTCAAAG GTGTGGTCTTCCACTACAGACATTCCTCTGGTCGCTATGCATTTTCATTCAGTGAGGCCCAGGGGGTGTGCGAGAGCATTGGGGCACACATCGCCACTCCCGACCAGCTTCTGGCAGCCTATTACGATGGCTATGAGCAGTGTGATGCCGGCTGGCTCGCTGACCAATCTGTCAG ATATCCAATCCAAGTTCCACGGGAAGGTTGCTATGGTGACATGGATGGCCGCCCGGGAGTGAGGAACTATGGGACGCTGGAACCAGAGGAGCTGTTTGATGTGTATTGTTATGTGGAGCATATTGATG GGGAGGTGTTCCATGGCTCTGCCCCTAAGCAGCTGTCATTGAATGAGGCTTGGGCATACTGTGAGAAGGAAGGGGCAGAGCTGGCTACCACAGGGCAGCTGTATATGGCGTGGAGTGAGGGTCTGGACCGCTGCaaccctggctggctggctgatggcAGTGTGCGCTACCCCGTCATCACCCCTAGAGCGCGCTGTGGAGGGCCTCAGGCAGGGGTCAAGACCCTGTATCGCTACAGCAACCAGACAGGATTCCCTGAATCATCCAGCCGCCATGATGTTTACTGTTTCAGAG GTAATGGGAATCCTCACACTGAGGCCCCCATGGACTACATGGCCACTGAGCCAGAGGACATCAGACAAGATATTGTTGTTCTTATGAAGCCTGCCGAGGAGCTCCATCTGAGTCTGGATCCAGAGCAAGTGGAGCGAGAGGCCCAGAGTGTCCTGCAATCCCTCCCCGTCTTCCAGTCAGCTTCTGCTCGGGAGGACCTGCAAGGATCTCCCCCTACTTCCATGTCAAGCACAGAGATTCCACTCACCCGTACAGCTTCCACCCAGGACCTCCTCCAGCCTTTTGATGAGACTTCACTTCCTGTAGAAGAACACTACCACTCCCAGCATCCGACTTCACTTCCCAGCACCTCCAGTGAGCCAGACTCCCTTGACAAAGAAAACTATCACTCCCAGCATCCTACTTCATTACCCAACACCTCCAGTGAGCCAGACTCCCTTCTCAAAGGAGACTATCCCTCCCAGCATTCTACttcactagccagcacctccagTGAGCCAGACTCCCTCCTCAAAGGAGACTATCCCTCCCAGCATTCTACTTCACTACCCAGCACGTCAAGTGAGCCAGACTCCCTTCACAAAGGAGACTATCACTCCCAGCATTCTACTTCACTTCCCAGCACGTCAAGTGAGCCAGACTCCCTTCACGAAGGAGACTATACCTCCCAGCATTCTACttcactagccagcacctccagTGAGCCAGACTCTCTCCACGAAGGAGACTATCACTTCCAGAATTCTAGTTCTCTACCTAGCACCTCCAGTGAGCCAGACTCCCTCCTCAAAGGAGATTATCCCTCCCAGCATCCTACTTCACTTCCCAGCACCTCCAGTGTGCCAGACTCCCTCCACGAAGGAGACTATCCCTCCCAGCATCCTACTTCATTACCCAGCACCTCCAGTGTGCCAGACTCACTTCATGAAAGAGACTATCACTCCCAGAATTCTAGTTCTCTACCCAGCAACTCCAGTGTGCCAGACTCCCTCCACAAAGGAGACTATCACCCACAGAACTCTAGTTCACTACCCAGCACCTCCAGTGTGCCAGACTCCCTTCATGAAGGAGACTATCACACACAGAATTCTAGCTCACTACCCAGCACCTCCAGTGTGCCAGACACCCTCCACGAAGACGATTATCACTCCCGGCAGCCTACTTCACTACCCAGCACCTCCAGCGTGCCAGACTCCCTCCACAAAAGCAACTCCAGTTTCTTCCGGCTCAAACTGGAAACGACCCCAGAATTCCCAGACCCGTCCTACGAGCCACACAGACATTACCAGCCGATGCCAGAGATGAACCCGGAGGAACCCGACTACCAGCAGTCAGGCTCTTCCAAGCACTTCCAGCCAATGCCAGAGACCAACCTGGAGTTGGATCAACTGGAAGCCAACTACAGCACAACAGCAGGTAACCAGAGTCATCGGGAGAATGCACAAGAGACTACCAACATGGCCTTTGACCCCATAGAGAATGCTACCGAGGCACGTGACCACACCGCAGAGAGAAGGCACAAAGAGGCGATCGTGGGAGAACCTGAGGAGACATCCATCTCGACCGAATCCCCGGGAGAGCTTGATCCCCACCCAGTCTGGTCTACACTCTCCCCCCACGGAAGGGCAACCTCGGTGTGGTTGCCCCTGGATGGATCTGGAGATATGTCCCAAG AGATAGACCTAGGTGTCCACCAGGGAATGCACACAGAGATAGACCTAGGTGTCCACCAGGGAATGCACACAGACAGAACCCCCACCTCTGAATCCTCTGACTTCACCACTCACATGTCTGCCTCCCCTGGAGCCACCAGCATCCCCAGTGAGCAGCAGACGGGAGTTCTGCATTCAAGCAGCATCTCATCTGGACTGGATCATTCTGAGGAGCTGGGACTGGATGTGTACTCCACAGTAGCTGTGTACTCCACAGTAACTGTGTACTCCACAGTAGGCCATCCACCAGGAACCTTCCAGGGAACTTCCTTCGCTAGGCCGGAAGGCAGCACCAGTCTAGATTTCGAGGGTATTGTCAATCCAGAGAGATTTGAACCTTCAGGAGCAGTGGAGCTGGCACCAGGGGAGTCTGATGAGGAGCACCTGGGGTCTGGAGAGGGCATAGCTACGACCGAGTCTCCAGACCTgtccaccacctcccagctgccCGTCGAGTTTACCACTATGGGCTATCAAACAACGGCCATGTCCAGAATAGAGGTGGATCTCACAACCACGGACCCTGAAGAAGACGGAAGTGGACATGAGCCAGGCACTGATGAACCGTCCCTCGGAGACAAAGTTACAGTCTCCCCCTTTGAGTCGCAAACAACCAGTTGGGATCTGCACCGTACCACCTCTGCACCCCAAGAGTCTCAGGACGACCTTGAATACAGCGGGGAATCCGCTTCCTCCTCTTCCCAGACAGAGCTTCCAGAGTCCTCAGCAGAACCTGAACTGTTTGGGTCAGACTCCTTGTCCACCTCAAGTACAGATCCCACCGCTGCCACTATGTCCACATCCACCATGTACACATCCACAGAGTGGGCCACACAGACCTGGAGCCCAATCACCTCCACTACACAAAGTCCCCCAGAGCCAGAGAGGATGACTGCTCTTATGCCCCCTGTGGATCATGGCCGGATGGATCTGGAATTCGGCCTCACCCAGCCGCCAACCCTGCTCATCTTGCCCAATGAGAGAGCTGCTGTGGGCAGTTCCAGGAAGATTTCAG ATGCCTGTCTGGAGGACCCCTGTGCCAACGGCGGCACCTGTGTTGAGATGGGCGGGAGCACCAAATGCCTCTGTTTGCCCAGCTATGGAGGTGACCTCTGTCAGATGG ATCTGGAGCAGTGTGGGGTGGGCTGGCAGAAGTTCCACGGGAACTGCTACAAGCACTTCAACCAGCGGCTGAGCTGGGAGGTGGCGGAGCAGCACTGTCGCATGGTGGGGGGCCACCTGGTGTCAATCATGACCCCTGAGGAGCAGGACTTCATTAACA ATAACTATAAGGAGTATCAGTGGACTGGACTGAACGACAAGACCATCGAGGGGGATTTCCGCTGGTCCGATGGTAACCCTTTG CTCTATGACAACTGGTACAGGGGCCAGCCTGACAGTTACTTCCTGTCTGGAGAGGactgtgtggtgatggtgtggcaTGATGCCGGGCGCTGGAGTGATGTGCCCTGCAACTACCACCTGGCCTACACCTGCAAGAAAGACACCT CTTCATGTGGCCCTCCCCCCAAAGTCCGGAACGCATCTGTGTTTGGCAGAATACGCCAGAGGTACGAGACAGACGCCGTTGTGCGCTACTACTGTGCCCAGGGCTTCCAGCAGAGACAAAACCCTCTGGTCAAGTGCCTGCCAGGTGGAAAGTGGGAGGAGCCCCAGATCCTCTGCATTCCTG GGGCAGGaaacacagcacaggtagcagGAGTAACATCACCAACAACAGAAAACCAGGAGCCGACTGAAGAGGAATCACAAACAAAGAAAACACCTCAATACTGGGACATCAAGTGGAACTTTTAA
- the LOC129831146 gene encoding brevican core protein-like isoform X2 codes for MFVKRMRPVRFLLLLCAVCHLTQAFPAQTGYSEDDNRQLQVTISKATPISTAQLGGSITIPCMVSLSPRPPSSSSPPIPPRVKWSVLHDGEQEETEILVARGQRVKVNEAYRERASLVNFADSPEDLSLWLGELRSTDTGHYRCEVQQGLDDASDFTQIKVKGVVFHYRHSSGRYAFSFSEAQGVCESIGAHIATPDQLLAAYYDGYEQCDAGWLADQSVRYPIQVPREGCYGDMDGRPGVRNYGTLEPEELFDVYCYVEHIDGEVFHGSAPKQLSLNEAWAYCEKEGAELATTGQLYMAWSEGLDRCNPGWLADGSVRYPVITPRARCGGPQAGVKTLYRYSNQTGFPESSSRHDVYCFRGNGNPHTEAPMDYMATEPEDIRQDIVVLMKPAEELHLSLDPEQVEREAQSVLQSLPVFQSASAREDLQGSPPTSMSSTEIPLTRTASTQDLLQPFDETSLPVEEHYHSQHPTSLPSTSSEPDSLDKENYHSQHPTSLPNTSSEPDSLLKGDYPSQHSTSLASTSSEPDSLLKGDYPSQHSTSLPSTSSEPDSLHKGDYHSQHSTSLPSTSSEPDSLHEGDYTSQHSTSLASTSSEPDSLHEGDYHFQNSSSLPSTSSEPDSLLKGDYPSQHPTSLPSTSSVPDSLHEGDYPSQHPTSLPSTSSVPDSLHERDYHSQNSSSLPSNSSVPDSLHKGDYHPQNSSSLPSTSSVPDSLHEGDYHTQNSSSLPSTSSVPDTLHEDDYHSRQPTSLPSTSSVPDSLHKSNSSFFRLKLETTPEFPDPSYEPHRHYQPMPEMNPEEPDYQQSGSSKHFQPMPETNLELDQLEANYSTTAGNQSHRENAQETTNMAFDPIENATEARDHTAERRHKEAIVGEPEETSISTESPGELDPHPVWSTLSPHGRATSVWLPLDGSGDMSQEIDLGVHQGMHTDRTPTSESSDFTTHMSASPGATSIPSEQQTGVLHSSSISSGLDHSEELGLDVYSTVAVYSTVTVYSTVGHPPGTFQGTSFARPEGSTSLDFEGIVNPERFEPSGAVELAPGESDEEHLGSGEGIATTESPDLSTTSQLPVEFTTMGYQTTAMSRIEVDLTTTDPEEDGSGHEPGTDEPSLGDKVTVSPFESQTTSWDLHRTTSAPQESQDDLEYSGESASSSSQTELPESSAEPELFGSDSLSTSSTDPTAATMSTSTMYTSTEWATQTWSPITSTTQSPPEPERMTALMPPVDHGRMDLEFGLTQPPTLLILPNERAAVGSSRKISDACLEDPCANGGTCVEMGGSTKCLCLPSYGGDLCQMDLEQCGVGWQKFHGNCYKHFNQRLSWEVAEQHCRMVGGHLVSIMTPEEQDFINNNYKEYQWTGLNDKTIEGDFRWSDGNPLLYDNWYRGQPDSYFLSGEDCVVMVWHDAGRWSDVPCNYHLAYTCKKDTSSCGPPPKVRNASVFGRIRQRYETDAVVRYYCAQGFQQRQNPLVKCLPGGKWEEPQILCIPGAGNTAQVAGVTSPTTENQEPTEEESQTKKTPQYWDIKWNF; via the exons ATGTTTGTCAAAAGAATGCG ACCAGTAAGGTTCCTTCTCCTTCTGTGCGCAGTTTGCCATCTGACCCAGGCTTTCCCCGCCCAAACAGGATATTCAGAAG ATGACAACCGACAACTCCAGGTCACCATCTCCAAGGCAACCCCGATCTCCACTGCACAGCTAGGAGGCTCCATCACAATCCCCTGTATGGTGTCCCTGTCGCCTCGGCCCCCCTCGTCCTCCTCACCCCCCATCCCGCCCCGGGTTAAGTGGAGCGTGTTGCATGATGGGgagcaggaggagacagagaTCCTGGTGGCGCGGGGTCAAAGGGTGAAGGTCAACGAGGCCTACAGAGAACGAGCTTCCCTGGTCAACTTTGCAGACTCGCCCGAGGACCTCTCCCTCTGGCTGGGGGAGCTGCGCTCAACAGACACAGGGCACTACCGTTGCGAGGTGCAGCAGGGCCTGGATGACGCCAGCGACTTCACACAGATCAAGGTCAAAG GTGTGGTCTTCCACTACAGACATTCCTCTGGTCGCTATGCATTTTCATTCAGTGAGGCCCAGGGGGTGTGCGAGAGCATTGGGGCACACATCGCCACTCCCGACCAGCTTCTGGCAGCCTATTACGATGGCTATGAGCAGTGTGATGCCGGCTGGCTCGCTGACCAATCTGTCAG ATATCCAATCCAAGTTCCACGGGAAGGTTGCTATGGTGACATGGATGGCCGCCCGGGAGTGAGGAACTATGGGACGCTGGAACCAGAGGAGCTGTTTGATGTGTATTGTTATGTGGAGCATATTGATG GGGAGGTGTTCCATGGCTCTGCCCCTAAGCAGCTGTCATTGAATGAGGCTTGGGCATACTGTGAGAAGGAAGGGGCAGAGCTGGCTACCACAGGGCAGCTGTATATGGCGTGGAGTGAGGGTCTGGACCGCTGCaaccctggctggctggctgatggcAGTGTGCGCTACCCCGTCATCACCCCTAGAGCGCGCTGTGGAGGGCCTCAGGCAGGGGTCAAGACCCTGTATCGCTACAGCAACCAGACAGGATTCCCTGAATCATCCAGCCGCCATGATGTTTACTGTTTCAGAG GTAATGGGAATCCTCACACTGAGGCCCCCATGGACTACATGGCCACTGAGCCAGAGGACATCAGACAAGATATTGTTGTTCTTATGAAGCCTGCCGAGGAGCTCCATCTGAGTCTGGATCCAGAGCAAGTGGAGCGAGAGGCCCAGAGTGTCCTGCAATCCCTCCCCGTCTTCCAGTCAGCTTCTGCTCGGGAGGACCTGCAAGGATCTCCCCCTACTTCCATGTCAAGCACAGAGATTCCACTCACCCGTACAGCTTCCACCCAGGACCTCCTCCAGCCTTTTGATGAGACTTCACTTCCTGTAGAAGAACACTACCACTCCCAGCATCCGACTTCACTTCCCAGCACCTCCAGTGAGCCAGACTCCCTTGACAAAGAAAACTATCACTCCCAGCATCCTACTTCATTACCCAACACCTCCAGTGAGCCAGACTCCCTTCTCAAAGGAGACTATCCCTCCCAGCATTCTACttcactagccagcacctccagTGAGCCAGACTCCCTCCTCAAAGGAGACTATCCCTCCCAGCATTCTACTTCACTACCCAGCACGTCAAGTGAGCCAGACTCCCTTCACAAAGGAGACTATCACTCCCAGCATTCTACTTCACTTCCCAGCACGTCAAGTGAGCCAGACTCCCTTCACGAAGGAGACTATACCTCCCAGCATTCTACttcactagccagcacctccagTGAGCCAGACTCTCTCCACGAAGGAGACTATCACTTCCAGAATTCTAGTTCTCTACCTAGCACCTCCAGTGAGCCAGACTCCCTCCTCAAAGGAGATTATCCCTCCCAGCATCCTACTTCACTTCCCAGCACCTCCAGTGTGCCAGACTCCCTCCACGAAGGAGACTATCCCTCCCAGCATCCTACTTCATTACCCAGCACCTCCAGTGTGCCAGACTCACTTCATGAAAGAGACTATCACTCCCAGAATTCTAGTTCTCTACCCAGCAACTCCAGTGTGCCAGACTCCCTCCACAAAGGAGACTATCACCCACAGAACTCTAGTTCACTACCCAGCACCTCCAGTGTGCCAGACTCCCTTCATGAAGGAGACTATCACACACAGAATTCTAGCTCACTACCCAGCACCTCCAGTGTGCCAGACACCCTCCACGAAGACGATTATCACTCCCGGCAGCCTACTTCACTACCCAGCACCTCCAGCGTGCCAGACTCCCTCCACAAAAGCAACTCCAGTTTCTTCCGGCTCAAACTGGAAACGACCCCAGAATTCCCAGACCCGTCCTACGAGCCACACAGACATTACCAGCCGATGCCAGAGATGAACCCGGAGGAACCCGACTACCAGCAGTCAGGCTCTTCCAAGCACTTCCAGCCAATGCCAGAGACCAACCTGGAGTTGGATCAACTGGAAGCCAACTACAGCACAACAGCAGGTAACCAGAGTCATCGGGAGAATGCACAAGAGACTACCAACATGGCCTTTGACCCCATAGAGAATGCTACCGAGGCACGTGACCACACCGCAGAGAGAAGGCACAAAGAGGCGATCGTGGGAGAACCTGAGGAGACATCCATCTCGACCGAATCCCCGGGAGAGCTTGATCCCCACCCAGTCTGGTCTACACTCTCCCCCCACGGAAGGGCAACCTCGGTGTGGTTGCCCCTGGATGGATCTGGAGATATGTCCCAAG AGATAGACCTAGGTGTCCACCAGGGAATGCACACAGACAGAACCCCCACCTCTGAATCCTCTGACTTCACCACTCACATGTCTGCCTCCCCTGGAGCCACCAGCATCCCCAGTGAGCAGCAGACGGGAGTTCTGCATTCAAGCAGCATCTCATCTGGACTGGATCATTCTGAGGAGCTGGGACTGGATGTGTACTCCACAGTAGCTGTGTACTCCACAGTAACTGTGTACTCCACAGTAGGCCATCCACCAGGAACCTTCCAGGGAACTTCCTTCGCTAGGCCGGAAGGCAGCACCAGTCTAGATTTCGAGGGTATTGTCAATCCAGAGAGATTTGAACCTTCAGGAGCAGTGGAGCTGGCACCAGGGGAGTCTGATGAGGAGCACCTGGGGTCTGGAGAGGGCATAGCTACGACCGAGTCTCCAGACCTgtccaccacctcccagctgccCGTCGAGTTTACCACTATGGGCTATCAAACAACGGCCATGTCCAGAATAGAGGTGGATCTCACAACCACGGACCCTGAAGAAGACGGAAGTGGACATGAGCCAGGCACTGATGAACCGTCCCTCGGAGACAAAGTTACAGTCTCCCCCTTTGAGTCGCAAACAACCAGTTGGGATCTGCACCGTACCACCTCTGCACCCCAAGAGTCTCAGGACGACCTTGAATACAGCGGGGAATCCGCTTCCTCCTCTTCCCAGACAGAGCTTCCAGAGTCCTCAGCAGAACCTGAACTGTTTGGGTCAGACTCCTTGTCCACCTCAAGTACAGATCCCACCGCTGCCACTATGTCCACATCCACCATGTACACATCCACAGAGTGGGCCACACAGACCTGGAGCCCAATCACCTCCACTACACAAAGTCCCCCAGAGCCAGAGAGGATGACTGCTCTTATGCCCCCTGTGGATCATGGCCGGATGGATCTGGAATTCGGCCTCACCCAGCCGCCAACCCTGCTCATCTTGCCCAATGAGAGAGCTGCTGTGGGCAGTTCCAGGAAGATTTCAG ATGCCTGTCTGGAGGACCCCTGTGCCAACGGCGGCACCTGTGTTGAGATGGGCGGGAGCACCAAATGCCTCTGTTTGCCCAGCTATGGAGGTGACCTCTGTCAGATGG ATCTGGAGCAGTGTGGGGTGGGCTGGCAGAAGTTCCACGGGAACTGCTACAAGCACTTCAACCAGCGGCTGAGCTGGGAGGTGGCGGAGCAGCACTGTCGCATGGTGGGGGGCCACCTGGTGTCAATCATGACCCCTGAGGAGCAGGACTTCATTAACA ATAACTATAAGGAGTATCAGTGGACTGGACTGAACGACAAGACCATCGAGGGGGATTTCCGCTGGTCCGATGGTAACCCTTTG CTCTATGACAACTGGTACAGGGGCCAGCCTGACAGTTACTTCCTGTCTGGAGAGGactgtgtggtgatggtgtggcaTGATGCCGGGCGCTGGAGTGATGTGCCCTGCAACTACCACCTGGCCTACACCTGCAAGAAAGACACCT CTTCATGTGGCCCTCCCCCCAAAGTCCGGAACGCATCTGTGTTTGGCAGAATACGCCAGAGGTACGAGACAGACGCCGTTGTGCGCTACTACTGTGCCCAGGGCTTCCAGCAGAGACAAAACCCTCTGGTCAAGTGCCTGCCAGGTGGAAAGTGGGAGGAGCCCCAGATCCTCTGCATTCCTG GGGCAGGaaacacagcacaggtagcagGAGTAACATCACCAACAACAGAAAACCAGGAGCCGACTGAAGAGGAATCACAAACAAAGAAAACACCTCAATACTGGGACATCAAGTGGAACTTTTAA